The following coding sequences are from one Capsicum annuum cultivar UCD-10X-F1 chromosome 3, UCD10Xv1.1, whole genome shotgun sequence window:
- the LOC107864638 gene encoding rRNA-processing protein EFG1, which yields MAHGGYGKRRVVGEANNRNRRPKSSSLGVDKKSKPKAVSIKNQIRSVERMLRKDLPPEVREVQKQKLEELKKQQELQNRLAVERKIFLRNRKVKFFDRRKIERRIRRLEKQQRTSSCKAQETEAAEQLAKLKEDLEYVRFFPKNEKYVSLFSGGDEQDIVDKRCKLREQIKANIVAAAASGKDLEETGSEDDGLLDLSDDDFFESGSSSDEADDEWTDKSAREQASSASGKAASSMSSDEKNQRQISARALMPPPRPSSKSFSHSANKKSRFGASTSKKPFFRDMSTSSNTSDSINRSTFRKGRPADSLTGNSGNISSNSDARKPRRKRRPKKKKQQA from the exons ATGGCGCATGGAGGTTATGGAAAACGCAGAGTTGTTGGAGAAGCTAACAACAGAAACCGACGACCAAAATCGTCATCATTAGGGGTTGATAAGAAATCAAAACCTAAAGCTGTCTCTATCAAAAACCAAATTCGCTCTGTCGAACGAATGCTCCGCAAA GATCTGCCTCCTGAAGTTAGAGAAGTTCAAAAACAGAAGTTGGAGGAACTCAAAAAGCAGCAAGAGCTTCAGAATCGTCTGGCAGTAGAACGTAAAATATTTCTTCGCAACAGGAAGGTTAAGTTTTTCG ATAGAAGAAAAATTGAGAGAAGAATAAGACGTTTGGAGAAACAGCAGCGCACTTCATCTTGTAAGGCCCAAGAAACAGAAGCTGCTGAACAACTGGCTAAATTGAAAGAGGACCTTGAATATGTTCGG TTCTTTCCCAAGAATGAGAAATATGTATCCTTGTTTTCGGGAGGTGACGAACAAGATATTGTTGACAAAAGATGTAAATTACGGGAGCAAATCAAAGCCAATATAGTTGCAGCTGCTGCAAGTGGGAAAGATTTGGAAG AAACAGGGAGCGAAGATGATGGGCTTCTTGATTTAAGCGATGATGATTTCTTTGAAAGCGGAAGCTCGAGTGATGAGGCTGATGACGAGTGGACTGATAAAAGTGCAAG AGAACAAGCTTCTAGTGCATCTGGGAAAGCTGCTTCTAGCATGTCCAGCGATGAAAAGAATCAG AGACAAATATCTGCCCGTGCTCTAATGCCGCCACCCCGTCCTTCGAGCAAGTCGTTTAGTCATTCAGCAAATAAAAAATCACGGTTTGGAGCATCTACAAGTAAGAAACCATTTTTCCGTGATATGTCAACCTCCAGCAACACATCAGATAGCATTAATAGATCTACCTTCAGAAAAGGAAGACCTGCAGATTCACTCACAGGCAACAGTGGCAATATCAGCTCTAACTCTGATGCTCGAAAACCCCGAAGAAAGAGGAgaccaaagaagaaaaaacaacag GCTTGA
- the LOC107864637 gene encoding auxin-responsive protein IAA4: MESIVAHQKDLNFKATELRLGLPGSEDQESDQEILSKNNNKRTLPQSAHDEEDCESKSSSDHHVKTPPVAKAQIVGWPPVRSNRKNNIQPKKTESETGMYVKVSMDGAPYLRKIDLKTYKCYPELLKALENMFKLTIGEYSEREGYKGSEFAPAYEDKDGDLMLVGDVPWEMFMSSCKRLRIMKGSEARGLGCGV, encoded by the exons ATGGAAAGTATAGTGGCACATCAGAAAGATCTGAATTTCAAAGCAACTGAGCTGAGATTAGGTTTGCCAGGTTCAGAAGATCAAGAATCAGACCAAGAAATCTTGTCAAAGAATAATAACAAAAGGACTTTGCCTCAATCAGCTCATGATGAAGAAGATTGTGAATCTAAGTCTAGTTCTGATCATCATGTCAAAACCCCTCCTGTTGCCAA GGCACAAATAGTGGGGTGGCCACCAGTGAGATCTAACAGGAAGAACAACATCCAACCAAAGAAAACAGAATCTGAAACTGGAATGTATGTTAAAGTTAGCATGGATGGTGCACCTTATCTTAGAAAAATTGATCTGAAAACGTACAAGTGTTATCCAGAATTGCTAAAAGCCTTAGAAAACATGTTCAAACTCACCATAGGTGAATACTCAGAAAGGGAAGGCTACAAAGGCTCTGAATTTGCCCCTGCTTATGAAGATAAAGATGGTGATTTGATGCTTGTTGGTGATGTCCCTTGGGA AATGTTTATGTCTTCTTGTAAGAGGCTGAGAATAATGAAAGGATCAGAAGCAAGAGGATTGGGATGTGGAGTATaa